One part of the Chryseobacterium sp. 7 genome encodes these proteins:
- the thiS gene encoding sulfur carrier protein ThiS has translation MELIINHTRKTFDVLPENLEALLAIELPGKKKGIAVALNNRIIPLSIWAETILNNNDSVLIITATQGG, from the coding sequence ATGGAACTTATTATCAACCACACCCGAAAAACATTTGATGTACTTCCCGAAAATCTGGAAGCATTATTGGCTATTGAGTTACCCGGAAAGAAAAAAGGTATTGCTGTAGCTCTTAACAATCGCATTATTCCCCTGTCAATCTGGGCGGAAACCATCCTTAACAACAACGATTCAGTTTTAATCATTACTGCCACTCAGGGCGGTTAA
- a CDS encoding RluA family pseudouridine synthase, whose protein sequence is MKEQIIYEDNHLLVVNKKVGQLVQGDKTGDESLLESIKNFIKIRDAKPGNVFLGLVHRIDRPTSGLVIYAKTSKALSRLTQMVKNHEVKKTYWAVVGKEMIPQSQRLVHYLKKNEKNNKAIVFPKATEGAKEAILTYNVIKTLDNYLLLEIDLETGRHHQIRAQLSKTGVPVKGDLKYGAPRSNPDGGINLHARKLEFIHPVTKENIEIIAPVPQNDAIWRACEE, encoded by the coding sequence ATGAAGGAGCAGATTATATATGAAGACAATCATCTTCTGGTGGTCAATAAAAAAGTCGGTCAGCTTGTTCAGGGCGATAAGACTGGTGATGAATCACTATTAGAATCCATCAAGAATTTTATAAAAATAAGAGATGCTAAGCCGGGAAATGTTTTTCTCGGCTTGGTTCATCGTATAGACCGGCCTACATCCGGGCTGGTGATCTATGCAAAAACATCCAAAGCACTTTCCCGTCTTACTCAGATGGTGAAAAACCATGAAGTAAAAAAAACGTATTGGGCAGTTGTAGGAAAAGAAATGATTCCACAGTCTCAAAGATTGGTTCATTATTTAAAGAAAAACGAAAAGAATAATAAAGCGATTGTTTTTCCCAAAGCTACAGAAGGAGCAAAAGAAGCGATTTTGACTTATAATGTCATTAAGACTCTGGATAATTATCTTCTTCTTGAAATTGATCTTGAAACCGGAAGGCACCATCAGATCAGAGCACAATTGTCCAAAACAGGAGTCCCTGTCAAAGGTGACCTGAAATATGGGGCTCCACGCTCCAATCCTGATGGAGGAATTAATCTTCATGCCAGAAAACTGGAATTTATTCATCCTGTTACCAAAGAAAATATCGAGATCATAGCTCCTGTTCCGCAGAATGATGCGATCTGGAGAGCTTGTGAAGAATAA
- the panB gene encoding 3-methyl-2-oxobutanoate hydroxymethyltransferase yields MSVHSEIKKVTTETLRKMKFDKEKITMLTAYDFTTAKMVDAGGVDAILIGDSAANVMAGFETTLPITLDQMIYHAQSVVRGTDRALVVADLPFGTYQSNPEKALESAVRMMKEGGAHAVKIEGGKEISKSIKKIINAGIPVMGHLGLTPQSIYKFGTYKVRAKEEAEAEKLIADAQLLEELGCFSIVLEKIPAELAKKVTESISIPTIGIGAGSDCDGQVLVYHDMVGMNKGFSPKFLRRYLDLYTEITGAVAQYVKDVKSVEFPNENESY; encoded by the coding sequence ATGTCTGTTCACTCTGAAATTAAAAAAGTTACGACTGAAACCTTGCGAAAAATGAAATTCGACAAGGAAAAAATAACAATGCTTACAGCCTATGATTTTACCACAGCAAAAATGGTAGATGCAGGCGGAGTGGATGCTATTTTGATTGGAGACTCTGCGGCAAATGTAATGGCTGGTTTTGAAACTACATTACCTATTACGCTGGATCAAATGATCTATCATGCTCAAAGTGTGGTAAGAGGAACCGACAGAGCTTTGGTGGTAGCAGATTTACCTTTCGGAACTTATCAGAGTAATCCTGAAAAAGCATTGGAATCTGCGGTAAGAATGATGAAGGAAGGTGGAGCGCATGCTGTAAAAATTGAAGGCGGAAAAGAAATTTCCAAATCTATCAAGAAAATCATCAATGCCGGAATTCCGGTAATGGGGCATTTGGGATTAACACCACAGTCTATCTATAAATTCGGAACATACAAAGTAAGAGCTAAAGAAGAAGCAGAAGCGGAAAAACTGATCGCTGATGCACAGCTTTTAGAAGAATTAGGATGCTTTTCAATTGTTTTGGAAAAAATTCCGGCAGAATTAGCCAAAAAAGTAACTGAAAGCATTTCTATCCCTACCATCGGAATCGGTGCAGGTTCAGATTGTGACGGACAGGTTTTGGTGTATCATGATATGGTAGGAATGAACAAAGGTTTCAGCCCGAAATTCTTAAGAAGATATCTTGATCTTTACACAGAAATTACAGGAGCTGTTGCTCAATATGTAAAAGATGTGAAAAGTGTTGAGTTTCCTAACGAAAATGAAAGCTATTAA
- a CDS encoding Crp/Fnr family transcriptional regulator: MPQEQQIAIEERFARVFNDKSFKERLSSADFEKYINGKKKLSFQKHDTIFEDGETPKGVFVLEKGAAKLSKSGAFGKDQILRFIKEGDIIGYRSLLCGENFQAKAEAMTDIECVFLPADIFMYLLEVDPQLSFVMLQKISYELGESSNTITFLAQKTVRERLAEILLLLEQKLGVDPEGFIKISLTREEIANIIGTATESAIRLISEFKQDSLIEVDGRNIKILNHDKLMKLGHVVL, from the coding sequence ATGCCGCAGGAACAACAGATAGCAATTGAAGAGAGGTTCGCCAGAGTTTTTAATGATAAATCATTTAAAGAAAGACTTTCTAGCGCAGATTTTGAGAAGTACATTAATGGCAAAAAGAAACTGAGTTTTCAGAAGCACGATACCATTTTCGAGGATGGCGAAACTCCAAAAGGAGTTTTTGTTCTGGAAAAGGGGGCTGCCAAACTTTCGAAATCAGGAGCGTTCGGGAAAGATCAGATTTTAAGATTTATCAAAGAAGGGGATATCATCGGCTATCGTTCTTTGCTTTGTGGGGAAAATTTCCAGGCCAAAGCAGAAGCAATGACAGATATTGAATGTGTGTTCTTACCTGCAGATATCTTCATGTATCTTTTGGAGGTAGATCCACAACTGTCTTTCGTAATGCTTCAGAAAATCTCATACGAATTAGGAGAATCTTCCAATACCATTACTTTCCTTGCTCAGAAAACAGTAAGAGAAAGGCTGGCAGAAATTCTGCTGCTTTTGGAGCAGAAACTTGGAGTAGATCCTGAAGGCTTTATCAAAATCTCATTAACGAGAGAAGAAATTGCCAATATTATTGGTACCGCTACAGAAAGTGCCATCCGTCTGATCTCGGAATTCAAACAGGATAGTCTGATTGAAGTGGACGGAAGAAATATCAAGATCTTAAATCACGACAAACTCATGAAACTCGGTCACGTAGTTTTATAA